The Euphorbia lathyris chromosome 3, ddEupLath1.1, whole genome shotgun sequence genome contains a region encoding:
- the LOC136221700 gene encoding NAC domain-containing protein 6, giving the protein MQEMVDLPGFRFHPTEEELLDFYLKNMVYGKKLRFDIIGYLNIYHHDPSELPGLARNGEREWYFFVPRDRRHGSGGRPNRTTGNGFWKATGSDRKILGLKDSKKIIGLRKTLVFYKGRAPRGIKTDWVMNEYRLPDSSPLPRPKDIVLCKIYRKATSLKVLEQRAAMEEETKAIQNSSSTSPISSMDNMSFSSQQDEPISPTSLVNVLNFKQEDTMLEYPNPKDFITASSIQLPTGNKDMLELEVPKFNMDWNQDNFLLNSPWIQNLLTQNLTPTCANILNF; this is encoded by the exons atgcaAGAAATGGTTGATCTTCCCGGATTCCGGTTCCATCCAACCGAGGAGGAATTGCTTGATTTCTACCTCAAAAACATGGTTTATGGGAAGAAATTACGTTTTGATATTATTGGATATCTCAATATATATCACCATGATCCATCTGAATTACCTG GATTGGCTAGAAATGGTGAAAGAGAATGGTATTTTTTCGTACCTCGAGATAGAAGGCATGGAAGCGGAGGGAGGCCAAATAGGACAACTGGAAATGGATTCTGGAAAGCAACTGGTTCTGATAGGAAAATATTAGGTTTAAAGGATTCTAAAAAGATAATTGGATTAAGAAAAACACTTGTTTTCTACAAAGGAAGAGCCCCTAGAGGTATCAAGACTGATTGGGTCATGAATGAATATCGTCTTCCTGATTCTTCCCCTTTACCTAGGCCTAAG GACATAGTGTTATGCAAGATATATAGAAAGGCAACTTCGTTGAAAGTGTTAGAGCAAAGGGCAGCCATGGAAGAAGAGACGAAGGCAATTCAAAACTCATCATCAACATCACCAATTTCTTCAATGGACAATATGTCCTTTTCCAGCCAACAAGATGAACCAATTTCTCCAACTTCTCTGGTCAATGTCCTTAATTTCAAGCAAGAAGATACAATGTTGGAATACCCAAACCCAAAGGACTTCATTACTGCTTCTTCTATTCAATTACCCACGGGAAATAAGGACATGTTAGAGCTGGAAGTACCCAAGTTTAATATGGATTGGAATCAAGACAACTTTTTGCTCAATAGCCCTTGGATTCAAAATTTATTAACCCAAAACCTCACCCCTACTTGTGCaaacattttaaatttttag